A window of the Oscillospiraceae bacterium NTUH-002-81 genome harbors these coding sequences:
- a CDS encoding DUF4179 domain-containing protein, translating to MRTNEERIRLIHERTAEIRKEQKNRRRQLRTAVCMAACLLLVVGIGILMPGFIHGAAAGTVSHTAGTASLVASHAALGYILMGLLSFLLGVSVTILLYRLRRHNDRKKQEDREDEL from the coding sequence ATGCGGACAAATGAGGAGCGCATCCGTCTCATCCATGAGCGGACGGCAGAAATCAGAAAAGAACAAAAAAACAGACGCCGACAGCTGCGAACCGCAGTCTGCATGGCAGCCTGTCTGCTTCTTGTGGTCGGCATCGGCATCCTGATGCCAGGCTTCATACACGGTGCGGCCGCCGGAACTGTCAGCCACACTGCCGGGACAGCAAGTCTCGTAGCAAGTCATGCCGCACTGGGCTATATTCTCATGGGTCTGCTCTCCTTTCTGCTGGGGGTGAGTGTCACGATCCTGCTCTACCGCCTGCGCAGGCACAATGACCGCAAAAAACAGGAGGACAGGGAAGATGAACTTTGA
- a CDS encoding SH3 domain-containing protein, producing MDSIKNFILDNIRYIISGILLILIIVILVQCTGKEKKEDTQENTDQVVAAQDQEQPQEEPNDLQQDAYPEVNTLVQSYFDARANGDVDALRATVSELDDEEADSVTKMSQHIESYNNITCYTKRGPAENSYVVYVCYDIKFQNVDTMAPSLNMLYVCTAEDGSLYINNGTWDADTESAISELNASADVQALVSQVEDAYSAALAQDEKLSNLASTIQSASTSAEESSEEASSEEEQQTGGEAEAEQPAEDTSAGQETVYAKETVNVRSQADENSDRVGQIARGDSAVRISEDENGWSQISYNNATAYVKSEFLTTNPDEVTAAAANASEAPDSGSARIVETAKMRSGEDTSSELIATLYEGTQIEVLEKLSSGRIKIKYDGKTGYVNSECVGK from the coding sequence ATGGACAGTATCAAGAACTTCATCCTTGATAATATTCGCTATATCATATCAGGGATTTTGCTTATACTGATAATTGTCATTCTGGTACAGTGTACCGGTAAAGAGAAGAAAGAAGATACACAGGAAAATACAGACCAGGTGGTGGCAGCGCAGGATCAGGAACAGCCCCAGGAGGAGCCCAATGACCTGCAGCAGGATGCATACCCGGAGGTCAACACGCTGGTACAGTCCTACTTTGATGCTAGAGCCAACGGCGATGTGGATGCGCTGCGTGCGACGGTGAGCGAGCTTGACGATGAGGAGGCAGATTCTGTCACGAAGATGTCCCAGCATATCGAGAGCTATAACAATATTACCTGCTATACGAAGCGGGGCCCGGCAGAGAATTCTTATGTTGTATATGTGTGCTATGATATCAAGTTCCAGAATGTGGACACGATGGCGCCTTCCCTGAACATGCTCTATGTGTGTACGGCAGAGGACGGCAGCCTTTATATCAACAATGGCACATGGGATGCCGATACCGAGAGTGCCATCAGCGAACTGAACGCGAGCGCTGATGTGCAGGCGCTGGTAAGTCAGGTGGAAGATGCCTACAGCGCAGCACTGGCACAGGATGAGAAGCTGAGCAATCTGGCATCCACCATCCAGTCTGCGTCCACATCTGCCGAGGAGAGCAGTGAGGAAGCTTCTTCTGAGGAAGAGCAGCAGACAGGGGGAGAAGCAGAGGCAGAACAGCCTGCGGAGGACACTTCCGCCGGCCAGGAGACGGTATATGCCAAAGAGACGGTCAATGTGCGCAGCCAGGCGGATGAGAATTCCGATCGCGTGGGCCAGATCGCCAGAGGTGACAGTGCTGTGCGTATTTCCGAGGATGAGAACGGCTGGAGTCAGATCTCTTACAACAATGCAACGGCATATGTGAAGAGTGAATTTCTGACGACCAATCCGGACGAGGTAACGGCAGCAGCGGCAAACGCATCCGAGGCGCCGGATTCCGGCAGTGCACGGATCGTGGAGACTGCCAAGATGCGTTCCGGTGAGGACACCAGCAGCGAGCTGATCGCTACCCTGTACGAGGGAACGCAGATTGAGGTGCTGGAGAAGCTTTCCAGCGGCAGAATCAAGATCAAATACGACGGCAAGACCGGTTATGTGAACAGCGAGTGTGTTGGCAAATAA
- a CDS encoding PrsW family glutamic-type intramembrane protease: MTYIENIFICLAIPLLLSVFFTKGRTRRFALFTVIGMAVCLLAAYVSSFFMGYYGCDATLTAIEIAPVCEEIMKLLPLLFYFLIFEPEPKELPGMAIAIAVGFATFENVCYLTENGAEDFHFLLIRGISAGALHILCGILTGFGISYVFRRRWLALTGAVGILGTCVGFHAIYNLLITAGGPWWMAACLFPSLLIACLFVLKQLLPKLKFTIPL, from the coding sequence ATGACCTATATTGAAAACATTTTCATCTGTCTTGCCATCCCCCTGCTGCTGTCCGTGTTTTTCACAAAAGGCCGCACCCGCCGTTTTGCCCTGTTCACCGTGATCGGCATGGCCGTCTGCCTGCTGGCCGCCTACGTGAGCAGCTTTTTCATGGGCTATTATGGTTGTGACGCCACCCTGACCGCCATCGAAATCGCACCGGTCTGCGAGGAAATCATGAAGCTTCTGCCCCTGCTGTTCTATTTTCTCATCTTTGAGCCGGAGCCGAAGGAGCTGCCCGGCATGGCCATTGCCATCGCTGTGGGCTTCGCCACCTTCGAAAATGTCTGCTACCTGACAGAAAACGGTGCGGAAGACTTTCACTTTCTCCTCATCCGCGGCATTTCCGCCGGTGCGCTGCATATCCTCTGCGGCATCCTCACGGGATTTGGCATTTCCTACGTGTTCCGCCGCCGCTGGCTGGCACTGACCGGTGCTGTGGGAATCCTGGGCACCTGCGTGGGCTTTCACGCCATTTACAACCTGCTCATCACTGCGGGTGGCCCCTGGTGGATGGCGGCCTGCCTGTTTCCCTCCCTGCTCATCGCCTGCCTCTTTGTGCTGAAACAGCTCTTGCCGAAACTAAAGTTTACAATTCCTTTATAA
- a CDS encoding sigma-70 family RNA polymerase sigma factor yields the protein MARNGDDNSIPSTEVIADETAYRRYVDGEERAANLLVEKYSDALTFYINGYIRDMHEAEDLMIEAFARIFAKERPLSSEGSFKAYLYKTARHLALRHARKHRLLSLRLEDLDFEPSDTVMADTALIQNERNRQLYAALGKINARYREALYLVYFEGMSYRGAGAIMGKSEQQITNLIHRGKQSLKNMLEQEGFSYADK from the coding sequence ATGGCCAGAAACGGAGACGACAATTCCATACCAAGCACAGAAGTCATTGCCGATGAAACAGCATACCGGCGATACGTGGACGGGGAAGAGCGTGCTGCCAACCTTCTCGTGGAAAAATACAGCGATGCGCTGACCTTCTACATCAACGGCTATATCCGGGACATGCACGAGGCGGAAGACCTGATGATCGAAGCTTTTGCCCGGATTTTTGCAAAAGAACGCCCGCTGAGCAGTGAAGGCAGCTTCAAGGCATATCTTTACAAGACCGCAAGGCATCTGGCCCTGCGCCACGCAAGAAAACACCGGCTTCTCTCGCTTCGACTGGAAGATCTGGATTTCGAACCGTCGGACACCGTGATGGCAGACACTGCGCTGATCCAAAATGAGCGCAACCGTCAGCTGTATGCAGCCCTGGGAAAGATCAACGCCCGGTACCGGGAAGCGCTGTATCTCGTCTATTTTGAAGGAATGAGCTACCGTGGTGCCGGAGCCATCATGGGCAAAAGTGAACAGCAGATCACGAATCTGATCCACCGGGGCAAGCAGAGCCTGAAAAACATGTTAGAGCAGGAGGGATTTTCCTATGCGGACAAATGA
- a CDS encoding pseudouridine synthase gives MEEIRLNKFISEAGVCSRREADRRIEEGRVRVDGIVAAVGTRIHPGQRVEVDGQLISREEERIFLAVHKPKGIVCTADPREKDNLIDFLHFPKKITYLGRLDKDSTGLILMTNDGEINNRMMRARNHHEKEYQVTVDRPVTEAFLEGMAAGVPILDTVTRRCRIWKTGEKSFQIVLTQGLNRQIRRMCEYFGYRVKRLHRVRVMNVTLGDLPVGGIQVSDGGGDRGAGAADRSRYRKTGSRQIRCQPEQELK, from the coding sequence ATGGAGGAAATCAGACTGAACAAATTTATCAGCGAGGCGGGGGTGTGTTCCCGGCGGGAGGCCGACCGGCGCATCGAGGAAGGCCGGGTGCGGGTGGACGGCATCGTGGCAGCTGTGGGTACACGCATTCATCCCGGGCAGCGGGTGGAAGTGGATGGACAGCTGATTTCCAGGGAAGAGGAACGGATTTTTCTGGCAGTGCACAAACCGAAAGGGATTGTATGCACGGCAGATCCCAGAGAGAAAGACAATTTGATCGATTTTCTGCATTTTCCGAAGAAGATCACCTATCTGGGGCGGCTGGACAAGGATTCCACCGGACTGATCCTTATGACCAACGACGGGGAGATCAACAACCGGATGATGCGGGCCAGGAATCATCATGAGAAAGAATATCAGGTAACGGTAGACAGGCCGGTGACGGAGGCATTTCTGGAAGGGATGGCCGCCGGGGTGCCCATCCTGGACACGGTGACGCGCAGGTGCCGGATCTGGAAAACCGGGGAGAAGTCTTTTCAGATCGTACTGACCCAGGGGCTGAACCGGCAGATCCGCCGGATGTGTGAGTATTTCGGCTACCGGGTAAAGCGGCTGCATCGGGTGCGGGTGATGAATGTTACGCTGGGCGATCTGCCCGTGGGGGGCATACAGGTATCTGACGGCGGAGGAGATCGCGGAGCTGGAGCGGCTGACCGCAGCAGATACAGAAAAACAGGGAGCAGGCAGATCAGGTGCCAGCCAGAACAGGAGTTAAAATAG
- the ligA gene encoding NAD-dependent DNA ligase LigA, which yields MADQKMERMKELVTRLRAASRAYYQESRELMSNYEYDSLYDELTVLEKETGTVLAGSPTVNVGYEVVSELPKERHEQPMLSLDKTKSVEELAAFAGEHRSLLSWKLDGLTIVLTYRDGALFKAVTRGNGEVGEVITGNARVFCNIPLHISYEGELILRGEAVIRYSDFEKINEAIPDVDAKYKNPRNLCSGSVRQLNSQITAERNVNFFAFSLVKADGVDFENSREKQFLWLKEQGFEVVEYQVVTAENMQETVQRFAGKIQDNDFPSDGLVLLYDDIAYGDSLGRTAKFPRNSIAFKWQDETEKTHLLEMEWSASRTGLINPVAIFEPVQLEGTSVSRASVHNVSIVKSLELGIGDELEVYKANMIIPQIAENLTRSGTLEIPKVCPVCGGETVIRQANDVEVLYCTNPACQAKKIKLFALMASRDALNIDGLSEATLEKFIGRGFIHEAADLFHLDRHREDIINMEGFGEKSYNNLMESVDRARHTTLARVIYSLGIENVGLSNAKLLCRAFGNDLEALKNADEEVLSGVPGIGGVIAGSIRSFFADAGQMERLDHLLAELTLEEEATEQQEQVLAGKTFVITGSVHHFANRNELKAKIESLGGKATGSVTSKTDYLINNDTQSSSSKNKKAKELGVPILSEEAFLELIGEG from the coding sequence ATGGCAGATCAGAAAATGGAACGGATGAAGGAACTTGTGACGAGGCTTCGGGCAGCTTCCCGGGCATATTATCAGGAGAGCCGGGAGCTGATGAGCAATTATGAATACGACAGCCTGTACGATGAGCTGACGGTGCTGGAGAAGGAGACCGGCACGGTGCTGGCGGGAAGCCCCACGGTCAATGTGGGATATGAGGTGGTGTCAGAACTTCCTAAGGAACGTCATGAGCAGCCCATGCTGTCTCTGGACAAGACGAAAAGTGTGGAAGAGCTGGCGGCTTTTGCAGGAGAACACAGAAGCCTGCTGTCCTGGAAGCTGGATGGCCTGACCATCGTGCTTACTTACCGGGATGGGGCCCTTTTTAAGGCCGTTACCCGGGGAAACGGGGAAGTGGGAGAGGTCATCACGGGCAATGCCCGGGTATTTTGCAACATCCCGCTGCATATCTCCTATGAAGGCGAGCTGATCCTCCGGGGCGAGGCGGTGATCCGCTACTCGGATTTTGAAAAAATCAATGAGGCCATCCCGGATGTGGATGCCAAATATAAGAACCCGCGGAATCTGTGCAGCGGTTCTGTGCGGCAGCTGAACAGCCAGATCACGGCCGAGCGGAATGTGAATTTTTTCGCCTTTTCTCTTGTGAAGGCGGACGGTGTGGATTTTGAAAATTCCCGGGAAAAGCAGTTCCTCTGGCTGAAGGAGCAGGGCTTTGAGGTGGTGGAATACCAGGTGGTGACCGCAGAAAATATGCAGGAGACGGTACAGCGGTTTGCCGGGAAAATCCAGGATAACGATTTCCCGTCGGACGGTCTGGTGCTTCTGTATGACGATATCGCCTACGGGGATTCCCTGGGGCGCACGGCCAAGTTCCCACGGAATTCCATCGCTTTCAAATGGCAGGATGAGACAGAGAAAACCCACCTGCTGGAGATGGAGTGGAGTGCATCCCGAACGGGACTGATCAATCCGGTGGCGATCTTTGAGCCGGTACAGCTGGAGGGCACCAGTGTTTCCCGGGCGTCCGTTCACAATGTGAGCATCGTGAAAAGCCTGGAGCTGGGCATCGGGGATGAGCTGGAAGTATACAAGGCCAACATGATCATTCCCCAGATCGCGGAAAATCTGACGAGAAGCGGTACCCTGGAGATCCCGAAGGTCTGTCCGGTGTGCGGCGGTGAGACGGTGATCCGCCAGGCCAACGATGTGGAGGTGCTTTACTGCACGAACCCGGCCTGCCAGGCCAAGAAGATCAAGCTGTTTGCCCTGATGGCCAGCCGGGATGCGCTGAACATCGACGGCCTTTCCGAGGCAACGCTGGAAAAATTCATCGGCAGGGGATTTATCCACGAGGCGGCCGACCTGTTCCACCTGGATCGGCACCGGGAAGATATTATAAATATGGAAGGATTTGGTGAAAAATCCTACAACAACCTGATGGAAAGTGTGGATCGCGCCAGACACACGACACTGGCCCGGGTGATCTACAGCCTGGGCATTGAAAATGTGGGGCTGTCCAACGCGAAGCTGCTGTGCCGGGCCTTTGGCAACGATCTGGAAGCGCTGAAAAACGCGGACGAGGAAGTCTTAAGCGGTGTGCCGGGCATCGGCGGCGTCATCGCAGGCTCCATCCGCAGCTTTTTTGCGGATGCTGGGCAGATGGAACGGCTGGATCACCTGCTGGCGGAGCTGACGCTGGAGGAAGAGGCGACAGAACAGCAGGAGCAGGTGCTGGCAGGGAAGACCTTTGTTATCACCGGCAGTGTGCACCATTTCGCCAACCGGAATGAACTGAAGGCGAAGATCGAGTCTCTGGGAGGCAAGGCCACCGGCTCGGTAACGTCCAAGACCGATTACCTGATCAACAACGATACCCAGTCTTCCTCTTCCAAGAATAAGAAGGCAAAGGAGCTGGGCGTGCCGATTTTATCCGAAGAAGCGTTTCTGGAGCTGATAGGAGAAGGATAA
- the metA gene encoding homoserine O-succinyltransferase: MPIRVQGDLPVKEILEEENIFVMDEHRAMHQDIRPLQIAILNLMPIKEDTELQLLRSLSNTPLQVDITFVTVSSHESKNTSMSHLNKFYVTFDEIRKKKFDGMIITGAPVEQMEYEEVDYWEEITRIMEWTKTHVTSTMHLCWAAQAGLYYHYGIPKYQLPQKMFGLFWHKVYNRKVPLVRGFDDVFLAPHSRHTEVRMEDVRACEALTVLAESDEAGLFLAMAGDGKQIFVMGHPEYDRITLDQEYHRDLEKGLDIQLPKNYYQNGDSEVKPLLRWRAHANNLYTNWLNYYVYQVTPYELPDDETAES, translated from the coding sequence ATGCCAATCAGAGTTCAGGGAGACCTGCCCGTAAAAGAAATACTGGAAGAAGAAAATATATTTGTCATGGATGAGCACCGGGCCATGCACCAGGACATCCGACCGCTTCAGATTGCGATTCTGAATCTGATGCCCATCAAGGAAGACACGGAGCTGCAGCTGCTGCGTTCCCTGTCCAACACCCCGCTGCAGGTGGATATCACGTTCGTGACGGTCAGCAGTCATGAATCCAAGAATACGTCTATGAGCCATCTGAATAAATTTTATGTCACCTTTGATGAGATCCGTAAGAAAAAATTCGACGGCATGATCATCACTGGTGCCCCGGTGGAGCAGATGGAATATGAGGAAGTGGACTACTGGGAAGAGATCACGAGGATCATGGAGTGGACGAAGACCCATGTCACTTCCACCATGCATCTGTGCTGGGCGGCCCAGGCCGGTCTGTACTATCACTACGGCATTCCCAAATATCAGCTGCCCCAGAAGATGTTCGGTCTGTTCTGGCATAAGGTGTACAACCGGAAGGTGCCGCTGGTGCGGGGATTTGACGATGTATTCCTGGCCCCTCATTCCCGCCACACGGAGGTGCGGATGGAGGATGTCCGGGCGTGCGAGGCACTGACCGTGCTGGCAGAATCCGACGAGGCCGGGCTTTTCCTGGCCATGGCTGGGGACGGTAAGCAGATTTTTGTCATGGGACATCCGGAATATGACCGGATTACCCTGGATCAGGAATATCACCGCGACCTGGAAAAAGGTCTTGACATTCAACTTCCTAAGAACTATTATCAAAATGGTGACTCGGAAGTAAAACCGCTGCTCCGGTGGAGAGCCCATGCCAACAACCTGTATACGAACTGGCTGAACTACTATGTATATCAGGTAACGCCATATGAGCTTCCGGATGACGAGACAGCAGAATCATAG
- the cls gene encoding cardiolipin synthase, which translates to MEHRGKRKLLRFVFGRTMILVIMLLLQLLVLVASARWLQDYRGVFNFAMTVFGVLAIIWVVNERAEPSFRIMWLVIIAAAPVFGVLLYIFVKMQIGTKMTNQRLGSIIRETRSLLKQDPDVKRDLVEVSPLTARFSTYMSEYAGFPIYRNTEAKYFPLGDDAFEEMKIQLEKAEKFIFLEYFILAPGVMWDAILEILERKVKEGVEVRLMYDGTCCFSLLPHDYPKEMEKRGIQCKVFMPLKPVLSTSQNNRDHRKILIVDGKVAFTGGINLADEYINQKVRFGHWKDTAVMIHGDAVMSFTLMFLQVWDITEKYLDSFENYIVKDLKKIALQSDGYVLPYSDSPLDDERVGEEVYLNMIHTATRYVHIMTPYLILDHEMLDSLQHAGKKGLDVKIIMPHIPDKWYAFWLAKTYYEELIRAGVEIYEYTPGFVHAKSFVTDDKKAAVGTINLDFRSLYLHFECGVFFYRNKVVKEVEEDFSQTLKSCQRVTLAGCRNLAWYKKLVGSLLRIVAPLM; encoded by the coding sequence ATGGAACACAGAGGAAAGCGCAAGCTGCTGCGGTTCGTGTTTGGACGGACGATGATCCTGGTGATCATGCTGCTGCTGCAGCTGCTGGTGCTGGTGGCCTCGGCCAGATGGCTCCAGGATTACCGGGGCGTCTTTAATTTTGCCATGACGGTGTTCGGCGTGCTGGCGATTATCTGGGTGGTGAATGAGAGGGCAGAGCCGTCGTTTCGGATCATGTGGCTTGTCATCATTGCGGCGGCGCCGGTGTTCGGTGTGCTGCTGTACATATTTGTCAAGATGCAGATTGGCACGAAAATGACCAATCAACGGCTGGGCAGCATCATCCGGGAGACGAGAAGCCTGTTGAAGCAGGATCCGGACGTGAAGCGGGATCTGGTGGAGGTCAGCCCCCTGACCGCCCGGTTTTCTACCTATATGAGCGAGTATGCGGGATTTCCCATTTATCGGAATACAGAGGCGAAATATTTTCCCCTGGGAGATGACGCTTTCGAGGAAATGAAGATCCAGCTGGAAAAAGCGGAAAAATTTATTTTCCTGGAATATTTTATCCTGGCACCCGGTGTCATGTGGGATGCTATTTTGGAAATCCTGGAGCGGAAGGTGAAGGAGGGCGTGGAGGTGCGGCTTATGTACGACGGCACCTGCTGTTTTTCACTGCTGCCCCATGATTATCCGAAGGAAATGGAAAAACGGGGCATCCAGTGCAAGGTGTTCATGCCGTTGAAGCCCGTGCTTTCCACCAGCCAGAACAACCGGGATCACCGGAAAATCCTCATCGTGGACGGCAAGGTGGCGTTCACCGGCGGCATCAATCTGGCCGACGAGTACATCAACCAGAAGGTGCGTTTCGGCCACTGGAAGGATACGGCGGTGATGATCCACGGCGATGCGGTCATGAGCTTTACGTTGATGTTTTTGCAGGTGTGGGATATCACGGAAAAATATTTGGATTCCTTCGAAAATTATATTGTAAAGGATCTGAAAAAAATCGCTCTGCAGTCCGACGGTTACGTGCTGCCCTACTCCGACAGCCCGCTGGATGACGAGCGGGTGGGTGAGGAAGTGTACCTGAACATGATCCATACGGCCACCCGCTATGTGCACATCATGACGCCGTATCTGATCCTGGATCACGAGATGCTGGATTCCCTGCAGCACGCCGGGAAAAAGGGACTGGACGTGAAGATCATCATGCCCCACATTCCGGACAAGTGGTACGCGTTCTGGCTGGCCAAGACGTATTACGAGGAGCTGATCCGGGCGGGCGTGGAAATCTACGAGTACACGCCGGGATTTGTGCACGCCAAGAGCTTTGTCACCGATGATAAAAAAGCGGCGGTGGGTACCATCAATCTGGACTTCCGCAGCCTGTATCTGCATTTTGAATGCGGCGTTTTCTTTTATAGAAATAAGGTTGTCAAGGAAGTGGAGGAAGATTTTTCCCAGACGCTGAAAAGCTGTCAGCGGGTGACGCTGGCGGGCTGCCGGAATCTGGCCTGGTACAAAAAGCTGGTGGGCAGCCTGCTTCGGATTGTTGCACCTTTAATGTAA
- the gdhA gene encoding NADP-specific glutamate dehydrogenase: MSYVDEVIEQVIKQNPAEPEFHQAVKEVLESLRPVVDANEEKFRREALLERIVNPERQLKFRVPWVDDKGQVQVNTGYRVQFNSAIGPYKGGLRLHPSVNLGIIKFLGFEQVFKNSLTGLPIGGGKGGSDFDPKGKSDREVMAFCQSFMTELCKYIGADTDVPAGDIGTGAREIGYLFGQYKRIKGVYEGVLTGKGLTYGGSLARTEATGYGLLYFTKEMLSCNNIDIAGKTVVISGAGNVAIYAAEKAQQMGAKVVTMSDSTGWIYDAEGIDLAAIKEIKEVKRARLTEYKNYRPNSEYHEGRGVWSVKCDIALPCATQNELLLDDAKQLVANGCIAVAEGANMPTTIEATQYLQENKVLFAPGKASNAGGVATSALEMSQNSERLSWTFEEVDAKLHDIMVNIFHNLDDAAKRYGFEGNYVVGANIAGFEKVANAMLAQGIC, translated from the coding sequence ATGTCATACGTTGATGAGGTAATTGAGCAGGTAATCAAACAGAATCCCGCAGAGCCGGAGTTCCATCAGGCAGTGAAAGAGGTTCTGGAGTCCCTTCGTCCGGTAGTGGATGCAAATGAGGAGAAATTCCGCAGAGAAGCTCTGCTGGAGAGAATCGTTAATCCGGAGAGACAGCTGAAATTCCGTGTTCCGTGGGTAGATGACAAGGGACAGGTACAGGTAAATACCGGATACCGTGTACAGTTCAACAGCGCCATCGGACCTTACAAGGGAGGCTTAAGACTTCATCCTTCCGTAAACCTTGGTATCATCAAATTCCTGGGCTTTGAGCAGGTATTCAAAAACTCCCTGACAGGCCTGCCGATCGGTGGCGGCAAGGGCGGCTCCGATTTCGATCCCAAGGGAAAATCTGACCGCGAGGTTATGGCATTCTGCCAGAGCTTTATGACAGAGCTCTGCAAATATATCGGCGCAGACACAGACGTACCGGCTGGTGACATCGGAACCGGCGCAAGAGAGATCGGTTATCTGTTCGGTCAGTACAAGAGAATCAAAGGCGTATATGAGGGTGTTCTGACAGGAAAAGGCCTGACCTACGGCGGATCTCTGGCACGTACAGAGGCTACCGGCTATGGTCTTCTGTATTTCACAAAAGAAATGCTCTCCTGCAATAACATTGACATCGCAGGCAAGACAGTCGTTATCTCCGGTGCAGGAAATGTAGCAATTTACGCAGCAGAGAAAGCACAGCAGATGGGCGCAAAGGTTGTCACCATGTCTGATTCCACAGGCTGGATTTACGATGCAGAGGGCATCGACCTGGCAGCAATCAAGGAGATCAAGGAAGTAAAACGTGCAAGACTGACCGAGTACAAGAACTATCGTCCGAACAGCGAGTACCATGAGGGCAGAGGTGTTTGGAGCGTGAAGTGTGACATCGCTCTTCCTTGCGCAACCCAGAACGAGCTGCTCCTGGATGATGCAAAACAGCTTGTTGCCAACGGCTGTATCGCAGTTGCAGAGGGCGCAAACATGCCTACCACCATCGAGGCAACTCAGTACCTGCAGGAGAACAAGGTTCTGTTCGCACCTGGTAAAGCATCCAACGCAGGCGGTGTTGCAACATCCGCACTGGAGATGTCCCAGAACAGCGAGCGTCTGAGCTGGACCTTTGAAGAGGTAGATGCAAAGCTGCATGACATCATGGTAAACATCTTCCACAACCTGGATGACGCTGCAAAGCGTTACGGCTTCGAGGGCAACTACGTAGTAGGTGCCAACATCGCCGGCTTTGAGAAAGTTGCCAATGCTATGCTGGCTCAGGGTATCTGCTAG
- a CDS encoding zinc dependent phospholipase C family protein: MRKKSHISLAQYIVRNMEEQKLADHRKAFYLGSILPDCKPSFLSTKHEFNGTFLKVKQDIRALVENLELYENNQRAFMRHLGEVIHYLADYFTFPHNTIYPGNLKDHCVYEGEMKLYLRQYLLDGRARAEQKAPMKLASLEQLYAFIQKTHDEYLQMKHSIEEDCRYIVNLCYQVVTTIIELFTANCHQAALAQNDMLSGHLLGGTI; the protein is encoded by the coding sequence TTGAGAAAAAAATCACATATTTCTCTGGCACAGTACATTGTCAGAAACATGGAAGAGCAGAAGCTGGCAGACCACAGAAAGGCATTTTATCTTGGAAGTATTTTGCCGGACTGCAAGCCTTCCTTTCTGAGCACAAAGCACGAGTTTAACGGAACCTTTCTGAAAGTGAAACAGGACATCCGTGCACTGGTGGAGAATCTGGAGCTTTATGAGAATAACCAGCGGGCGTTCATGCGCCACCTGGGTGAGGTGATCCATTATCTGGCGGACTATTTTACCTTCCCCCACAACACGATCTACCCCGGCAACCTGAAAGATCACTGCGTATACGAGGGCGAGATGAAGCTTTACCTGCGGCAGTACCTGCTGGACGGCAGAGCAAGAGCCGAGCAGAAAGCACCGATGAAGCTTGCTTCCCTGGAACAGCTGTATGCGTTCATCCAGAAGACCCACGATGAGTACCTGCAGATGAAGCATTCCATCGAGGAAGACTGCCGATACATCGTAAACCTGTGCTATCAGGTGGTGACGACGATCATCGAGCTGTTCACCGCCAACTGCCATCAGGCGGCCCTTGCGCAGAATGATATGCTTTCCGGCCATCTGCTGGGTGGTACTATATAA